A window from Festucalex cinctus isolate MCC-2025b chromosome 12, RoL_Fcin_1.0, whole genome shotgun sequence encodes these proteins:
- the pkdccb gene encoding extracellular tyrosine-protein kinase PKDCC isoform X2 yields the protein MLTLTRTPAGWLAWPAGCKVTRGQDTPPSGSFHEEEVEGADYFSFAPSRHHQSFSLYWPCNMPAAVGKSLRAAAVLSVAVLSFLVCLLLGSVRHLGSDREDLDEELASLRTELSHQLAQRRQEILPLLSPGRDKEPSPTWDSNLWGELTRGSTAAGSPLGCGALRDMQPLEVLGSGYTKLVVKVTLAGGEPVALKMVNENGIDMGKCVEGFKDTHGCRQLVSYKLSKEVVLLHRLRHPNIIKLRGHCAGEAGGPVTVILEQGNPLQMLQLLQSPWEDRFRVCLDLVRLLHFLSRSPLGSVALLDFQPRQFVMVSGELKLTDLDDASAADTPCSRDADCSLQFPHRNFTLTCLASGVCEGLNEKMNIYNAYRYFFTYLLPHQAPPGLTHLVERIMNVTGELKAGINETLDAFEHILHLYQSGLHLDKLPSSVLRG from the exons ATGCTGACGTTGACGAGAACTcccgctggctggctggcttggCCGGCCGGGTGTAAAGTTACGCGCGGACAGGACACACCTCCAAGTGGGAGTTTCCacgaggaggaggtggaagGAGCTGATTATTTCTCCTTTGCACCCTCTCGTCACCACCAATCCTTCTCCTTGTACTGGCCGTGCAACATGCCCGCCGCAGTGGGCAAGTCGTTACGCGCGGCCGCGGTGCTGTCGGTGGCTGTGCTCTCCTTCCTCGTGTGCTTGCTCCTCGGCAGCGTGCGCCACCTCGGAAGCGACCGCGAAGATCTGGATGAAGAACTTGCCTCTCTCCGCACGGAATTGAGCCACCAACTCGCGCAAAGACGCCAAGAAATCCTGCCCCTGCTTTCCCCGGGACGCGACAAGGAGCCTTCCCCCACTTGGGATTCGAATCTGTGGGGCGAGCTCACGCGTGGCTCCACCGCCGCCGGGAGTCCGTTGGGTTGCGGGGCTCTGCGGGACATGCAGCCGCTGGAGGTGCTCGGCTCCGGGTACACCAAGCTGGTGGTGAAGGTGACGCTGGCCGGGGGAGAGCCGGTGGCCCTCAAGATGGTCAACGAGAACGGTATCGACATGGGAAAGTGCGTGGAGGGCTTCAAGGACACCCACGGATGCCGTCAGCTGGTCTCCTACAAGCTCAGCAAGGAAGTTGTCCTGCTGCACAGGTTGCGGCATCCCAACATCATTAAG TTGCGCGGTCACTGTGCTGGAGAAGCGGGAGGCCCGGTGACCGTCATCCTGGAGCAGGGGAACCCTCTGCAGATGCTCCAGCTGCTCCAGAGCCCCTGGGAGGACCGCTTCAGG GTGTGTCTGGACCTGGTTCGCCTCCTCCACTTCCTGTCGCGCTCTCCACTGGGATCGGTGGCTCTGCTGGATTTTCAGCCCCGCCAGTTTGTCATGGTGTCGGGCGAGCTCAAGCTCACCGACCTGGACGACGCCAGCGCGGCCGACACGCCCTGCAGCCGCGACGCCGACTGCTCCCTGCAGTTTCCGCACCGAAATTTCACCCTGACCTGTTTGGCCAGTGGAGTGTGCGAGGGACTCAATGAGAAGATGAACATTTACAATGCTTATAG GTACTTTTTCACTTACCTGCTGCCTCACCAGGCCCCGCCCGGCCTCACGCACCTGGTCGAGCGCATCATGAACGTCACAG GTGAGCTGAAAGCCGGCATCAACGAGACGCTGGATGCTTTCGAGCACATCCTGCACCTCTACCAGTCTGGCCTGCACCTGGACAAGCTGCCTTCATCCGTACTTCGAG GGTAA
- the pkdccb gene encoding extracellular tyrosine-protein kinase PKDCC isoform X1 yields the protein MLTLTRTPAGWLAWPAGCKVTRGQDTPPSGSFHEEEVEGADYFSFAPSRHHQSFSLYWPCNMPAAVGKSLRAAAVLSVAVLSFLVCLLLGSVRHLGSDREDLDEELASLRTELSHQLAQRRQEILPLLSPGRDKEPSPTWDSNLWGELTRGSTAAGSPLGCGALRDMQPLEVLGSGYTKLVVKVTLAGGEPVALKMVNENGIDMGKCVEGFKDTHGCRQLVSYKLSKEVVLLHRLRHPNIIKLRGHCAGEAGGPVTVILEQGNPLQMLQLLQSPWEDRFRVCLDLVRLLHFLSRSPLGSVALLDFQPRQFVMVSGELKLTDLDDASAADTPCSRDADCSLQFPHRNFTLTCLASGVCEGLNEKMNIYNAYRYFFTYLLPHQAPPGLTHLVERIMNVTGELKAGINETLDAFEHILHLYQSGLHLDKLPSSVLRDYNVTRGMTTSGNTEYHCWPSYSQLGCVLSVHSAREAAHICNLHSQCTSFTLTGQKTWAGRPLATFRSSFSLLVPDETSEVYVKKSTAV from the exons ATGCTGACGTTGACGAGAACTcccgctggctggctggcttggCCGGCCGGGTGTAAAGTTACGCGCGGACAGGACACACCTCCAAGTGGGAGTTTCCacgaggaggaggtggaagGAGCTGATTATTTCTCCTTTGCACCCTCTCGTCACCACCAATCCTTCTCCTTGTACTGGCCGTGCAACATGCCCGCCGCAGTGGGCAAGTCGTTACGCGCGGCCGCGGTGCTGTCGGTGGCTGTGCTCTCCTTCCTCGTGTGCTTGCTCCTCGGCAGCGTGCGCCACCTCGGAAGCGACCGCGAAGATCTGGATGAAGAACTTGCCTCTCTCCGCACGGAATTGAGCCACCAACTCGCGCAAAGACGCCAAGAAATCCTGCCCCTGCTTTCCCCGGGACGCGACAAGGAGCCTTCCCCCACTTGGGATTCGAATCTGTGGGGCGAGCTCACGCGTGGCTCCACCGCCGCCGGGAGTCCGTTGGGTTGCGGGGCTCTGCGGGACATGCAGCCGCTGGAGGTGCTCGGCTCCGGGTACACCAAGCTGGTGGTGAAGGTGACGCTGGCCGGGGGAGAGCCGGTGGCCCTCAAGATGGTCAACGAGAACGGTATCGACATGGGAAAGTGCGTGGAGGGCTTCAAGGACACCCACGGATGCCGTCAGCTGGTCTCCTACAAGCTCAGCAAGGAAGTTGTCCTGCTGCACAGGTTGCGGCATCCCAACATCATTAAG TTGCGCGGTCACTGTGCTGGAGAAGCGGGAGGCCCGGTGACCGTCATCCTGGAGCAGGGGAACCCTCTGCAGATGCTCCAGCTGCTCCAGAGCCCCTGGGAGGACCGCTTCAGG GTGTGTCTGGACCTGGTTCGCCTCCTCCACTTCCTGTCGCGCTCTCCACTGGGATCGGTGGCTCTGCTGGATTTTCAGCCCCGCCAGTTTGTCATGGTGTCGGGCGAGCTCAAGCTCACCGACCTGGACGACGCCAGCGCGGCCGACACGCCCTGCAGCCGCGACGCCGACTGCTCCCTGCAGTTTCCGCACCGAAATTTCACCCTGACCTGTTTGGCCAGTGGAGTGTGCGAGGGACTCAATGAGAAGATGAACATTTACAATGCTTATAG GTACTTTTTCACTTACCTGCTGCCTCACCAGGCCCCGCCCGGCCTCACGCACCTGGTCGAGCGCATCATGAACGTCACAG GTGAGCTGAAAGCCGGCATCAACGAGACGCTGGATGCTTTCGAGCACATCCTGCACCTCTACCAGTCTGGCCTGCACCTGGACAAGCTGCCTTCATCCGTACTTCGAG ATTACAACGTGACGCGGGGTATGACGACGTCAGGGAACACGGAGTACCATTGCTGGCCGTCCTACAGCCAGCTAGGCTGCGTGCTGTCCGTCCACAGCGCCAGAGAGGCAGCGCACATCTGCAACTTGCACTCACAGTGCACCAGCTTCACTCTGACTGGACAGAAAACATGGGCAG GTCGCCCGCTGGCCACTTTCAGGAGCAGCTTCAGTCTTTTGGTGCCTGATGAAACCTCTGAGGTGTACGTGAAGAAAAGCACAGCTGTGTAA